From Ictalurus punctatus breed USDA103 chromosome 26, Coco_2.0, whole genome shotgun sequence:
TTTTCTCACTTTCTTCAGGGAACAATTCTGTTTCAGTTTACATCTGTTTTAACTGTGTGTTATAACATTTGAAGCCTTCTGACTAATTTTGACATTGAGCTATGGTGTAAAGACATTTTTGCTGGACCACGaacaccaaatgaaaatatactgtataataaacatGAAGCAAAGCTCTAGTACAATAATCATGCATGATAGATAACTGCGTTCTAAATCACACGCTGCTGTGAAACCCTAATTTAAAGGCGTAAGTACATACTTAGGTTTTTGGCAGATTATTCTAGATAAAGAATGTATCAATAGAACATTCCATTAGCAACAATTAGTGCCAATAAAatgatgaattattatttaGCAAACCTGTAAATTGCGATCGCAAATTGGGACGTTAAGCTTTAGCGTTAGGCCTGTTGTTCAATCGGAATCATGTTGAGATCATATGCCTGGCTATTCAGGTAACGCTCCAAAAGCAGTTTATTAATATAAAGGTAATCTggtataaaaaatttaaatgcaaCCATGCTGACTTTACAGCTACCCACTAACAGCAACACCTGAAACAAGGAGGTTTTTATATGGATAAATTATATATTGATGGAAAATTACCCTTTAAAATGTAATGACTTTTTCCTGACGTATTCCCTCTTTAAGACATATCTTACCCCTTCTTATCCCACCTTTATATGGGatatatatagatgtgtgtgtgtgtgtgtgtgtgtgtgtgtgtgtgtgtgtgtgtgtgtgcgcgtgtgtgtctgcacacacacagccactaAGTCTTGGCcttatctgcatttgtatttgtatttgcatCAGTCTCGCTAAACATGGTCTGGATCCCAGGTGATCCGTTGGCGCTTTGCATGACAGGTGAAGCCACCTGGTGCATCAGTTTCACTTTTCCACGTAACTCAGAGGACACAGAGCGGTGTTAAAGCGCACACGTAAAAAACGAACTATTTATTAATTGCTGATCGACTTACTTTGTCGAGTATTTTCTCAGCTGTCAGAGATGAGCCTGAGTGAGCAGTATGAGAAAAAGGTGCGTCCGTACATCGACCTGATCGACTCTCTGCGCGTGTTCGGTGTGGAGAAGGACCTCGCGCTTCCAGCCATCGCCGTGATCGGAGACCAGAGCTCGGGGAAGAGCTCGGTGCTGGAGGCGCTGTCCGGAGTCGCTCTGCCCCGCGGGAGTGGTGAGACACCATGGGTCAACTTATTAATCACATGGGTttttacaaaaacataaaataaacaaaaaaaatctttattattattattattattattattattattattattattattattattattattatattcatttctttcgCGAAATTGCATCCAAAGGGCATTTGAGTGCACTCATTTTACTGTTGCTCAAGATAACTAACTTAAATAACTAAagcaaattaataaaaaagcaatGATAGTTTCCCTTTtcatctaaataaaaaaaataaaataaaaataattttataattacaCCATAATTTTACCTGTAATGATGTTCAACtctaatgtaataataattttattaaagttatattatttaatataatgtgAAATATGTATGACATTTCTTTAAGCCTGGACGTAGGCTCGTGACATGAGAGGATGGAAGTACTTTGcagatctttttatttatttatttattttccagaaaAAGGACATTTGTGTTAGTGGACGTGTAAATTGTGACAGAATTCAGAAGAATCGTAGTGAATGTCAAATCCAAAACCAACTTTACTACGGTGACTGCGTTCTCTGCGACTGTAGTGATCAATGTCACTTCCAAATACAAACCCGCCCCATAGTAGGCCTATACTCCCACCCCCGACACTAACTGACCGGTGTCTCTGTGAAGCGTCATGCAAACACAAAGGGATTTGCGAATCTGTTTGAACATTGGCATGCTCTGTACTATGCCGAGGAAGTGACGTAGCAAACAGGGTAATTGCTGTTGCTACAGTATTTCTGACAGGGTCACAACTCGTAACACACAACTGCAAGTGAAATGCAACTGCAAGTGGACTTTGCGTTGCCAGACATTGTACATTCACGTATACGACAACGCGGTAATATGCGATCTGAATTTTCGTTTTCGCTTGAATTCTGTCGCAATTTACGTGTCCACAAGTACGAAACCCAACTGCAAATCCAATTTGCGATTACTTTTGAAAATTATCCACACAATAATTCCATATCTATGGAATTTACAAACCCAATCAAACCTAATTTACATACAATAGTGCACATGCTCACAGGACCGATCGGACCACCTCAGGGACATCAACAGAGTCTTAACGGAGCCGAAAATTTAATACGGAAAAAGCTACGTTCACGTACGTGAAATTAGAATTTCAGGTTTAATCTATTTCGAACGCGcttattcatcttcattttattttcactctcaTAGCAAGTATCACTATCGAGTATTATGTCCACAGTTATGTTAGCCTAATGTAATGTTCATTACCAATAGAAACTTAATAGTCAATAGTAACATAGAGAGATATGTAATGATTGTAAAGTCTTTATATCTAACATTATTTATACTGAAACTTACAGAACATACAGTAAGTCGCTACGTGAATGTATCAGAATGgcttcaaatgtttaaaaaaatgaataaatgtcagaGAGAAGAGCATTCGACTTTATTACGTTTGAATTATTTGCCGTTAATCACGCAGGTATCGTGACACGATGTCCACTCGAGCTCAAGATGAAGAAGAGCAGACAGAAGGACTTCTGGCATGGAAAGATCAAGTACAAGGACATTGAGAGAGACATTACAGATCCAGCAGATGTGGAGAGATCGATTAGAAAAGGTAACGTTGTAACGTCGTACTCTATAACAGCTCTATAAAGAAATGTTTATCAAGTCTGTGACATTTTAGACACAGTATGGCTAAATATTTGGTTTGTTTCACTCCATCAGTCAAATCTTGGGATGACACTTATACAGTCAAATTAGTGGACatgaactatttatttatttatttatttatttatttatttatttatttatttattattgttgataAGCTTACAACAAAAGCCAGCAAATTTCAATGAGTACTTACCCAAGTCCTAAGCGGACTAATGTTGAATACAAGCTACTTTGCTAATTTTTTGACGTGTAATGAAGCTACACAAAGTCCTCTCTAATGCTGAAGAGGAGGTAAAAGCTATAGTCtgtaaaattattttacaaataaaaacttgaataaaatgaaataaaaatgtgtaattgtaCTATGACTATTCTGTCCCATTGccgtgttgtgttgtgtttgccaGCTAGCTTTATTTGGGCACATTCTTTAACATTAGCAGTCTAATTTGATTAGCGTCTTTCTCAAACTTTATCAAGCCAACATTTTTGAGGACTTATTCCTAAACATTAGTTATTGCTTTGCTTAATTACTTTgcttaattatataaatattttacctGGCTgtctattatttttgttttaattattagtGTCTCATGTacatgttcttcttcttttagcTCAGAATGAAATAGCTGGAGCCTTGGGCATGAGCGACGAGCTCATCAGCCTGGAGGTGACATCGACCAATGCTCCTGACCTCACGTTCATCGATCTGCCTGGTATTGTCCATGTGTCAGACGAAGGCCAACCGGAACAACAGGTGAATTGCTTTTAGGGATTatttaaatggatttatttatttgttatgtggTATACTGATTAAATATGACATTGTAAATCCTGATAAAATGTCACATAAAGCATTTTGAAATGTATCAGCACATGCCCGGCTTTCTTTCAGATTAAGAGCCTGATCAAAAAGTTCATCACAAAGCAAGACACCATTATCCTTGTGGTGGTGCCGTGTAACGTGGACATCACCACTACTGCGCTGAGGATGGCTGAAGAAGTTGATCCAAATGGCGAGAGAACCCTcggtctgtatttttaatatatagtgAATTGCAAAACTTGTGACTGTAACACTTCTCTTCTGTTCGGATGGAAAAGTATAGCGGTTTTATTTCCCTGCGCAAATATCAACGCACATGCTTACACGCAGCTCTGTGCAGCTCAGCTCTCGCTCTCGCGTAGCTTTAGTCTCGCTCCTCTTTATCCTTGCCACTACTACTGACCAGAACACTCATTAGCCAAACTTGGTACAGGTCTGGGATCCTTACCGCTCACCTTCCGCAGCTCTGCTTTCCATTAGTCTCAGCCACGCCCAACGCTTCCACAGTGATGCTTTAACACGTGCACAAGATATCTTCCATAAACATTTAGCATGTGTGTTCATAACAGGCGTCCTAACAAAGCCCGACCTGGTGTACAAAGGCAAGGAGGATGAGGTGGTGTCCGTCATCAATAACGACATAATTTTCCTCACTAAAGGCTACATGGTCGTCAGGTGCCGAGGACAGCAGGAGGTCGTGGACCGCATCTCTCTGTACGAAGCCATCAAGAAGGAGAAGGACTTCTTTATAGAACACCCACATTTCAGGTAGACATTTTGATCTCAGGGAAGATATGTCTTGAGAATTTTTCGGAATTTGCCGTTGGAAatctttaaaggtgcagtatgtAGAATTTCACTTTTAATATAAGAATATTAACCATGTTAGCCAAATGCTCCTAATCATATTAATCTATAAAACAATGGTTGctattgaaaaacaaaactcaGTGACATGAATGTAAAAACACGATTTTCACAGGATGCCGTATAAAGAAGGAAAAGCCACCATTCCCAAGCTGGCTGAGAAACTCACAGTCGAACTTGTCCTTCACATCGAGGTAAAGCTAGTTCTTTCCAGAAGCCTGCAGATCGTGTTTTACACAAATGTCCCTGCCCGTAGTAAAATCCTTTCTGGTACTAaaatgtgactgtgtgtgtgtgtgtgtttgtgtgtgtgtgtgtgtgtgtgtgtgtgtgtgtgtgtgtgtgtgtgtgtgtgtgttttagaaatCTCTGCCGCAGCTGAAGAAGCAAATACAGCTGATGTTGGCTGAAACTCAGACTGAACTGGATCGCTACAACTCCGGGCCTCCTACAGATCCAGAACAATGGATGGACTTCCTGACTGATGTGAGTTGtacacaaaaaggaaaaaagaatgaaatttgGAATAATGTAATTTAACATGGCCTTGGAAAGTCATTTCCTGGTTGTTATTTCCTTGGTTATTAGTATATCCAAAGTTTTTCACTGTGCACTCGATGTACTGCTGCAAATATTCCCTACTATACCCAGAGTTTAATTTGAGCAGCTCTGAAATGTATCGCACCTAAAAAGGCGAGAGTCTAAGAGAGCAAGCAGCAGCAAGTTGTTGTTGAAGCAGTTTGGAGATCGGAATGAAAGGAAAAGTtatgtgtttagcataacagtatgggagcacCCCTCATgcgaccagcatctgaagcttgtgtaaaatcatgcctttTAATAGGCCTGCCATAATCAAGtaacgtggcaattaagcaatTAAGGTTGATTCTAAGGGCttaaatggggcccctgaccgATCTTCCacgaccacagaaaggtcccaggaatgcacgcgcggcctgcagatgggcctcagccgcctgacaccacacataaacctcaaagttagaggatgttgccccacagaggctccatcaacaggggcgtggctggccgaaatggtggccacgtaaaccctgattgtagaaggatcccaccctgctgagaaaagttcttgtaagaactccatgACTGTAGCTTTTGCGCAGTTCACAGGGTCTACGGTGGATCCCTGctgatgggaatctcccaagaaGTTCCTtttagcagggatattatcaaggagaaccatattcaagctggccaataaggtgctactagcagcagacatagactgtcttggcgaactctcgctagaacttgtagGAGCAGAGCGATCCCCCGTGCGTATTCGTGACCTCTTGGACACGTGGGCACCATAGTGTCCAGCCCTAATTCTGTGGGAAGAGTGAGGGCGAAATACAGCAGGCCGTGTGCTGTCTCCttggaggtgaacacatgcagtcccgcttggccaaacctctgccatatggactcgatggacactgattactctcaaacccacaacttctcagccaccatttacatttacatttacatttattcacttagcagacacttttatccaaagcgacttacaaatgagaaaaatacaagcaaacaccACTTGTACACACCacagtctcctgtgcaatagttCCATAAGCTCCAATCGTCTCCCTTAGAGACTGGAGCGGATGAAGATCCAGTTTAAtcttgataggattgaccctatgcatgttggggatagaaacaccctcatcatagtagaatccttataaccactagaaaagttgtccactgcactggagaaagcatacttctctgaggttcaacctgagccccaagctccctggatcgtgctagaattaagtagtcatccaggtagtttagtacacagatggcctggagtcacaatggagccagagtgacatgcatgcactttgtgaaggtgcgaggggataaagctagtgatatttctatgtggaaatatataccttttagatctatcgtcacaagccagtcctcaaactgaatctgtggaacgataagtttgggtgtcagcattttgaacctgtatgtccgaagagtacagttcagatgacccagatctaaaattggccgcatactccactattttttgtggaccaggaagtgacagctgtaaaaacctccctccctcagggaacagggtacatgttctatggtccctttgtccaagagggatcttacttcctgtgctaacatcaggctctggtctgtgctgactactgtggtgagcacacctcttatccgggggggtcgagctctaaactggaccagtaacccttttctacggtagacagaatgCCTATGGTAGGCTAAATGCCGCCATATATCGAGCTCACTCAActggtctgcttggtaggcctgcaacaatggcattgtctgcagtgacccacatgcaagactactactgcataggccttgcccaccaatgccacggtggcatTACACGGTGGATTAGATGGCAGAACCGGCCAACATTGAGCTGAATTCAGAAGATGTTCATAAACGATCTACAAAGTAATCCCGTATTTATCTCTGCCCAAACTGCAAATGAATGGTATAAAGGAGGGGTCTCTAttcttatctgcaaagggccggtgtgggtgcaggtttatATTCCAAACAAGCAGGAGGCAAACTTCACTAAAACGCTACCGTATTACACTGAGCGCATCTgagtttttattcttttttaaaaaatcaatctGACTACGggcctttgtttgtttattagaaaataacagCATTCACTCAGGACGCCATTAAACTAACAATTGGAGAGGAGACGAAGAGCGTGCCACATGTCAACATCTTCTCCACTCTGAGGAGACAGTTTAATGACTGGAAGACGGATCTAGACGAATCAGGAAAGACATGTGAGTGACATGCGGTGTGATGATATATCTCTGTGTTGGGTACATGAAatattgcaataaaaaaaaaatgtgtatgacTTTGCATATTTGAAAACCTGAAGCTAGCAATGTAAGAAATTGTACATGTACATAATTATAAGTCATAAGTGAAGAATAATGAAGCCATATCTACTGTTATAAGTTTGTTAAAAGTGTTCTTATACAGTATGAGTGTCCACTCTTATTTTACAAAGACATGAGTGGTGATGGGATGTAGGATGGACCACATTGACGATTATGCAATTTACCTTTACCCTGAACCTTTACTTTGGTGGGGGAGGGAATTTTTAGTTAACAATGGCATTGAGAAGGAAGTGAAGGAGTATGAAGAAAACTACAGAGGCAGAGAACTCCGAGGATTCATCAACTACAAGACCTTCGAGATTATACTGAAGGACCAAATCAAACACCTGGAGAAACCTGCCATCAGGAGAATGAAGGAAATCTCAGGTATATGGCATATATGAACTcatttgaagataaatgtaCTGAGCCATTTTGCAGGCTTTGTATTCTGTCTGTGCATGTAAGGTAATAAATAATGGGAAAAGATCATAACTTGCTATTACTACATCATATTTCCACAGATTCCTCATCAATTTCTCTTCCATATTCTGGCTTGCCTTTTGTGTGTATtgagatgtatttatttatttatttatttatttatttattttagatttcatTAGGTATGAGCTCATCCAGCTGGCTCAATCCAACTTTCTTGACTTCCCAAATCTCCTCAAAATGACAAAAGTAGGTCCTCATATGTACACAAACTTTACAGACACGTTTGAAACTCTGTCTACATTTTCTGGACCATGAGCACAAAATGACAATATATGATAAACATGTACTAAAATGTCTAGCACAAGAAGCATCCTGTCAGGGAATATCATGTTCAAGCATGTCATGGTGAGATGGTCCTTTGTTCCTCCAGACCAAGATCGAGAACATAAAGCAACTGAAGGAGTCCGAGGCTGAATTGATGCTGAAGACTCAGTTTAAGATGGAGCTGATGGTCTATACTCAGGATAGTGTCTACACTGACACCCTGAACATGCTGAAGCACacg
This genomic window contains:
- the LOC108258631 gene encoding interferon-induced GTP-binding protein Mx1-like isoform X2 yields the protein MSLSEQYEKKVRPYIDLIDSLRVFGVEKDLALPAIAVIGDQSSGKSSVLEALSGVALPRGSGIVTRCPLELKMKKSRQKDFWHGKIKYKDIERDITDPADVERSIRKAQNEIAGALGMSDELISLEVTSTNAPDLTFIDLPGIVHVSDEGQPEQQIKSLIKKFITKQDTIILVVVPCNVDITTTALRMAEEVDPNGERTLGYMVVRCRGQQEVVDRISLYEAIKKEKDFFIEHPHFRMPYKEGKATIPKLAEKLTVELVLHIEKSLPQLKKQIQLMLAETQTELDRYNSGPPTDPEQWMDFLTDKITAFTQDAIKLTIGEETKSVPHVNIFSTLRRQFNDWKTDLDESGKTFNNGIEKEVKEYEENYRGRELRGFINYKTFEIILKDQIKHLEKPAIRRMKEISDFIRYELIQLAQSNFLDFPNLLKMTKTKIENIKQLKESEAELMLKTQFKMELMVYTQDSVYTDTLNMLKHTEEEEERKSHGVARPPCKSLYNNSDIEDTLEELTRHLKSYYSIATKRLADQVPLVIKYKVLQESAAQLQREMLQLIKNYNINDLLEEDYEINIKRNNLKSRQKHLTEALDKLVWL
- the LOC108258631 gene encoding interferon-induced GTP-binding protein Mx1-like isoform X1 → MSLSEQYEKKVRPYIDLIDSLRVFGVEKDLALPAIAVIGDQSSGKSSVLEALSGVALPRGSGIVTRCPLELKMKKSRQKDFWHGKIKYKDIERDITDPADVERSIRKAQNEIAGALGMSDELISLEVTSTNAPDLTFIDLPGIVHVSDEGQPEQQIKSLIKKFITKQDTIILVVVPCNVDITTTALRMAEEVDPNGERTLGVLTKPDLVYKGKEDEVVSVINNDIIFLTKGYMVVRCRGQQEVVDRISLYEAIKKEKDFFIEHPHFRMPYKEGKATIPKLAEKLTVELVLHIEKSLPQLKKQIQLMLAETQTELDRYNSGPPTDPEQWMDFLTDKITAFTQDAIKLTIGEETKSVPHVNIFSTLRRQFNDWKTDLDESGKTFNNGIEKEVKEYEENYRGRELRGFINYKTFEIILKDQIKHLEKPAIRRMKEISDFIRYELIQLAQSNFLDFPNLLKMTKTKIENIKQLKESEAELMLKTQFKMELMVYTQDSVYTDTLNMLKHTEEEEERKSHGVARPPCKSLYNNSDIEDTLEELTRHLKSYYSIATKRLADQVPLVIKYKVLQESAAQLQREMLQLIKNYNINDLLEEDYEINIKRNNLKSRQKHLTEALDKLVWL
- the LOC108258631 gene encoding interferon-induced GTP-binding protein Mx1-like isoform X3, giving the protein MKKSRQKDFWHGKIKYKDIERDITDPADVERSIRKAQNEIAGALGMSDELISLEVTSTNAPDLTFIDLPGIVHVSDEGQPEQQIKSLIKKFITKQDTIILVVVPCNVDITTTALRMAEEVDPNGERTLGVLTKPDLVYKGKEDEVVSVINNDIIFLTKGYMVVRCRGQQEVVDRISLYEAIKKEKDFFIEHPHFRMPYKEGKATIPKLAEKLTVELVLHIEKSLPQLKKQIQLMLAETQTELDRYNSGPPTDPEQWMDFLTDKITAFTQDAIKLTIGEETKSVPHVNIFSTLRRQFNDWKTDLDESGKTFNNGIEKEVKEYEENYRGRELRGFINYKTFEIILKDQIKHLEKPAIRRMKEISDFIRYELIQLAQSNFLDFPNLLKMTKTKIENIKQLKESEAELMLKTQFKMELMVYTQDSVYTDTLNMLKHTEEEEERKSHGVARPPCKSLYNNSDIEDTLEELTRHLKSYYSIATKRLADQVPLVIKYKVLQESAAQLQREMLQLIKNYNINDLLEEDYEINIKRNNLKSRQKHLTEALDKLVWL